One genomic window of Hydra vulgaris chromosome 03, alternate assembly HydraT2T_AEP includes the following:
- the LOC136078463 gene encoding general transcription factor II-I repeat domain-containing protein 2-like → MDIGDNKALHNKTWNIAKSKHPYTDGEFVKQNLFDVISFLDPNNSKIQRLISNISISRHTTERRISEISVEVEQHLYVTSDVLVKEELLDFVELKDTTRGIDLKEALDTVLVKANVPKNKLVSVATDGAISMVGKHIGLMGLLNSDPTYPEFIPVYCVIHQEHLATKHFNFPIVFKSVVEIVNYVQSNAKNYRQFKNFISELDLADKPSDLSFYCVVRWLSSSDVLYRFVELLEPIKCFLLEKQKTFEIFEDVNFLQDLLFLTDVMQHLPNLNLSLQGKEKNIYDLAQTIFSFQKKIALFQKDLTLKTFNHFPQMKKMIHNPNFTIHDGCPIPENILEETSQFEIELLDLQEDKNLQMLHKTIALLDFRKMVSEVKYS, encoded by the exons atggaTATAGGTGACAATAAAGCACTTCacaataaaa CTTGGAACATTGCAAAAAGTAAACATCCTTACACCGATGGAgagtttgtaaaacaaaatctttttgatgTGATCTCATTTTTAGATCCTAATAATAGCAAAATTCAAAggttaatttcaaatatttctaTTTCTCGACATACAACTGAAAGAAGAATATCTGAGATAAGTGTCGAAGTTGAACAGCATTT ATATGTAACATCAGATGTACTTGTGAAAGAAGAGTTACTAGATTTTGTAGAGCTAAAAGACACAACTCGTGGAATTGATTTAAAGGAAGCCCTTGACACTGTTCTGGTGAAAGCCAATGTTCCTAAGAACAAGCTTGTTAGTGTTGCTACAGATGGTGCAATATCAATGGTTGGAAAACACATAGGGCTTATGGGTTTACTAAATAGTGATCCTACATATCCAGAGTTTATCCCAGTTTATTGTGTGATTCATCAAGAACATTTagcaacaaaacattttaattttccaattgtttttaaatcagtGGTGGAGATTGTAAATTATGTTCAATCTAATGCAAAAAATTACAgacagtttaaaaatttcattagtgAATTGGATCTTGCTGACAAACCAAGTGACTTGTCGTTTTACTGTGTTGTAAGGTGGCTTTCAAGTAGTGACGTTCTTTATAGGTTTGTAGAATTATTAGAaccaattaaatgttttttgcttGAAAAGCAGAAGACATTTGAAATCTTTGAAGATGTGAATTTTTTGCAAgaccttttatttttaactgatgtAATGCAACATTTACCAAATCTGAATTTGTCGCTTcagggaaaagaaaaaaatatatatgatctTGCTCAGACtatatttagttttcaaaaaaaaattgctctatTTCAGAAAGATCTTACcttgaaaacttttaatcattttcCTCAAATGAAGAAGATGATTCATAATCCCAATTTCACAATTCA tGATGGTTGTCCAATACCAGAAAATATACTTGAAGAAACATCTCAATTTGAAATAGAATTACTAGATCTCCAAGAAGATAAAAATCTTCAAATGCTGCATAAAACAATAGCTTTATTAGATTTTCGGAAAATGGTTTCTGAAGTTAAGTATTCTTAA